The genomic interval ATGACGACTCTCTCGATGCCTTTGGAGTCCACGGAGTTGGCGGTTTTATCGGAACAGTGTGTGTTGGAATATTTGCCTCATTAGCATTTAATGAACATGGTGCTAATGGATTACTCCTTGGCAACACTAAACAGTTTATTGTACAAATTGCTGCTGCGGCAGGTGTCGGAATCTTTTCATTTGTCGTAACGTTAATACTTATAAAGATAGTGGATATTGTCACTGGAGGGATAAGAGTAAATCACGAAAACGAAACCGAAGGACTTGATGTCACACAACACGGTGAAAGCGGATATTACTTCTGATACAGTAATTTGCAATATTGTTTTACTTATTCACATAAATATGTTAAAATGTCAGCCGTGTTCAGAGACATCTCTAAATACGCTGGAGCGCCTGTAGCTCAGTAGGATAGAGCAATTGCCTTCTAAGCAATGGGCCAGGGGTTCGAATCCCTTCAGGCGCACCAAAAAAGAAAAGGGGTTTTTCTGCACAGCAAAAAACCCCTTAACATTACCCTAACTTTTTTATAGAGAGAGCCGGCTAATGCCCGCAACCGCAGCCGCAACCACCTCCGCCCATTCCCTCTTTTGTCTCACCAACTAACTTAATGTTTCCACTTTTGCAGCTTGGACATACTTTCGGCTTCTCCTCTATATATGTTGCTATAAAAGTCTCACCACACCCCATACAGTCAAATGTCCCTCTCGTTATCTGCATTGTACACCTCCATATTTTTAGTTAATTCTCCCTTTAATAGTTTATTATATAACAGATTGGTTCACTTCGTCAACAGGATGGTATGTACAGATTTTGTATATCAGACTTTTCTGTTTGAAGATTTATGCTGCTTAGACGGTTGTTTTGATGGCAATTTATCCTTAGCCGTATCATTTTTTACGACCTTTACGACATTACGGTGCTTAGCAGAGCCAGTTTTAACTTTATTTGACGCTCCTTTAGCCTTGTTATCGGATTTTTGGGTAACTTTGGCAGTTTCTCTGTGCTTACCTGCCGCCGACTTAGTCTTGCCCTTTCCAGCCATTGCCACTAATTGCACTGACCTTGATTTATTGCCGGAGCGTTTTGCAAATCTTATGGCTTTAGATCCTTTTCTGCCTTTACTGACGACAAACCTTGTTTTGCCCTTTACCGATACGGTTTCTCTTTCGGCGTATTTTTGTATATCTGTTGTAGGCGGAAGGTAAACGGTAGTGTTTTTAGCCAATCTTTCACTTATACCATAAGAGTTTATATCTGACAATACATCTGCAGGCACTCTAAAACGCTTTGCTATATGCTTAAGTGTATCTTGTTTCTTTGTTATATGATAGGGCTTAAGCATAGCCCTCTGCAACTCTGGTGTGCTGTCATATACTGATAAAAAAGCATCCTTTGTTCCATAAGGGATGCGCAGTTTATATTTAGACACTTTTGGTGGTATGCACCACTGTTTCAATTCAGGATTCAAAGATAAAATTTTATCAACTGTGGTACCAGCCGCTTCAGCTATAAAGCTTATTGCTGCAGGTGGATTTATATAAACCACATCATAATCAATCGGCGCTTCATTTTCAAACTCATCAAAACCATACTTTGCAGGCTCTGCTGCTATTTCTTTAGCGGCAAGGAACTTTGGTACATACTGTTTGGTTTCCTTAGCTATATGGTTTGTTTCGGCAAGTGACCAGAAACTGTCGGTATTGGCACGTTTCATCGCCTTGTCTATGCGTCCCTCACCGGCATTATAGGCAGCCAGCGCGAGGTTCCATGAGCCATACCTCTCATACAGGAATTTAAGATAATCCGAGGCAGCATGAGTTGATTTCACAGGGTCGCGCCTTTCATCAACCCAACGGTTTATTTTCAAATTATACTTTCTTGCCGTCTGTTCCATAAACTGCCACGGTCCTACAGCGTTAGCAGGTGACAATGCATACACATTGTAACCGCTTTCTATAAGAGGCACATAAACCAACTCTTCCGGCAGATTATTTTCTGCAAGTATCTTTTTCATCATTGGCAGATACTTTGAGCCGCGGTTAATCCACCGTGTGAAACTTGATTTCATTTTCTCAGAAAAAAACGATAAAAACATGGATACAGACTCGGTTTCCTTATCATTCCCACTGTTTAGGCCAAGGCTTGTTACAGTGTAGGGGATGGTGTCATCTTTTTCAAAAACAGAATTCTCCGGCATAATACGTACTGCATACTCACTCATCCCATTAGAGTTGAGGTTTAAGTTAGTCGTTTGATCGTCAACAACTTTATGGGGGATTCTGAAAGATATATTCTGCTCGTTAGTGGCAGGTGAACAGCTTTTTTCATTAGAATAAAACAGGGCTTCGGTCGAAACCGGATAAATAAAAAGCGTTAATAACAGCCCTATTTTTAGTATTTTTCCCACGGCTAAGTCATTATACAACTTTTATTTAAACTTGTCAAGATGTTTTTTTACATTTTTTTACTAATACCGAGTTGCTGCCAAAAAGTTAATATAATAATGGTGGAGAAAAAGGACTGGATCCCGCAACAAGTGCGGGATGACAAAGGAGGCTGGGGTTACTATCCTGTCATTCCTGCGAAAGCAGGAATCCAAGTCTTTTATTTATATCTTTGAACGTAACTTGAGACCGTTGCATAATTCGATATTTTGAATTTTCACAATAAAAAAACTCTTATAGCGATATGCATAATTACGTTAATTATTTTTAAAGGCTGAGATTGCCACGTCGCTATCGCTCCTCGCAATGACGAATAAAAAACACAGTAAAAACTATTATTTATCGTCATTGCGAGCCCCCGCAGGGGGCGTGGCAATCTCATCCTTTTAAATAATCAATATGAATATCTTTTTGAATTTTGGTATATTTACAATTGTGTTTTTTGTAAAGTTTTGGCTGAAAAATGATTTTTGCAACGGTCTCAACTTGGTATTACTCGTCTTTATCTTTTGGTCAACAGAAACTGATTTAAAATTATAAGGAAAATCCCAATAGTTAATGCCGAATCGGCAACGTTAAACGCGGGCCAGTGGTAGTTGCCAATGTGGCAGTCCAAAAAATCAACCACACTGCCTCTAACTATTCTGTCAAAAAGATTCCCTGCCGCTCCTCCTAAAATCAATGAATACGAAAGGGTTTCCTCTTTGTCTGATTTAAGCAGCAGCACAACAATCACCACAAGGGCTATCAGTGTTATGGTTATAAAGATAGGATTGCCTAGAGCCTGAAAAGTGCTGAAGGCTGAGCCCAGGTTTCTGGCACTGACAATATTAAAAAATGAAACTACAGGAACCACTTCATATAGAGTAAGTTTGACCGTTATCAGATATTTTGTTAACTGATCCAGCAGGAGGATTATAAGGGAAACTAATAAGTACGGCGACTTTTCTTTTAATAAGGACATTGGATATATTGGTTAGCTAAGCGCATCATGGCAGCGGGAACAAACCTCCGGTGTGTCGGTAAATGTCCCGACTGTTTCACTATAGTTCCAGCATCTTTGACATTTCTGTCCATCAGCTTTCTCGACTTTTACAGCAAGCCCCTTAATATCCTCACTGGTAAAGCAACTGTCATCAGTGTCATCATATTTGAACAGAAACGCCTGAGAGACAATAAAAAGAGTTGGCAGAAAATTTTCATAATCTTTAAGTAATGAATACAATGAGTTATCAGCATAGACTTGAAGCTTTGCTTCAAGAGCGTTGCCAATAAATTTCTCCTGTCGTTTGAGTTCAAGCGCCTTGTTGGCAGCATTCCTTACGTTAATTAATTGGGCCCAGCGTGCCTCAAGCTCTTCATCAAGAAATTCGCTGTTTACAACTGGAAATGACGTTAGAAACACGCTTTCCTCAAGATTCAGCGAGGCTGCAGCTTTCGATTTTCTGAGCGACTGCCAAACCTCCTCCGCTGTAAAAGAAAGAACAGGCGCCATGAGCCGTGCCATCGAAGACACTATCTGGAGCATGACCCACTGTGCCGAGCGTCTCTCTGATGAATCCTTTTTAAACGTATAAACACGGTCTTTTAATATATCAAGATAAAACGAACTCATATCAACAATGCAGAAGTTATGCAAAGTGTGGTAAACCTCGTGAAACTCAAAGCTTTGATATGAGGCAGTTACTGATTTTTTCAATTGCTGAAGCCGTGACATTGCCCATCGGTCAGCCTCCGGCAGATGGGCTGCCATATCTGTGCCGTCAAAGTCCGATATGTTACCTAACAAAAATCTTGCCGTGTTGCGGATTTTTCTGTATGCCTCAGTGAGCCGCGCCATTATCTCATTTGAAATCCGCACGTCATTTCTATAGTCCTCGGCAGAGGTCCAAAGCCTCAGGATTTCTGCTCCGCTTTTATTAATCACCTCGTCGGGGGATATAACGTTTCCTAGCGATTTGGACATTTTTTTGCCCTTACCGTCAACAACAAAACCGTGAGTCAGCACGGTGCGAAACGGCGCTTTGCCTCGTGTGGCGGTTGCAACTATTAGTGAGCTTTGAAACCACCCCCGGTGCTGGTCACTGCCCTCAAGGTACATATCGGCGGGCCACGAAAGTCCCTCTGTATTTTCCAACACCGCAGCATGGCTGACTCCTGAGTCAAACCACACATCAAGAATGTCGGTCTCCTTTTTAAATGAACCATGTCCGCACTTTTTGCAGACGTACCCGGCAGGCAGAAACTCCTCCGGATTTATATCAAACCAGATGTCGGAACTATGCTCTTTAAAAGCGTTGACTATGCGGTCGAGGATTTCCGTCTCTGTTACAGGCTCTTTACACTCCTTACATAAAAACACGGCTATCGGCACACCCCACGCCCGCTGCCTCGATATACACCAATCTGGGCGGTTTTTCATTGTGCCCACTATCCGGTCTTTCCCCCAGCCCGGTACCCAGGTAACATTATCTATCTCTTTAAGACATCTCTCTTTAAGATTTTCCGCATCCATGGAGATAAACCACTGCTCGGTAGCCCGGAATATGACTGGCTTTTTGCATCTCCAACAGTGGGGATATGAGTGGGTTAATGATGAGGCGTTAATTAAAGAGCCGTTTTGCCTGAGATGTTCAATTATTTCCTCATTAGCGGCAAACACGAATTTGCCCTGCAAAAACCCTGCGTCTTTTGTGAATTTACCGTTGTCATCAACCGGTACGTATATATCAAGGCCGTTCTTTAAACCAGCCCTGTAATCGTCCTCACCATGCCCGGGCGCTATGTGGACAATTCCAGTGCCGTCCGTAACCGTTACAAAATCACCTGTAATTACGGGTGAAAGTCTGTCTATAAATGGATGATGGGCACGGAGTCCCTCTAATTGAGCGCCTGGTATCGTCTTTTCTGTCACCCCTGTAAAACTGGTCTCAGCAGCAATCTTTTCAAGAAGTTCTGAAGCGGCAATAAAATATTGATTTTCGTTCTTAATGACGGCATATTGAACATCAGGATTTACGGCAAGGGCTAAATTAGCCGGCAGCGTCCACGGAGTGGTTGTCCAAATTACAATATATACATCCTTATTATCAAAACCGATCTTTTTGGCGTCTTCTGCCGTAAGTTTAAATTTGACGTATATTGAGGGCGAAAGTTTGTCGGCATACTCTACTTCAGCCTCGGCAAGCGCCGTTACACACGATGAGCACCAATGTACTGGTTTTCTCCCCCTATAGACATAGCCGTTTTTCAAAACCTTAAAAAACTCCCCGACTATTGCTGCCTCATAACCATAAGTCATGGTAATGTAGGGTTTAAACCAATCGCCAAATCCGCCGAGGCGCATAAACTCATCCCGTTGGATGTCAATGAATTTACCGGCATACTCACGGCAGAGTTTTCGCTTTTGCCCAATGGTAACTTCGTGTTTTTTGCTGCCAAGGTTTTTGTCAACCTGAAGCTCTATGGGAAGACCATGACAGTCCCATCCCGGTACATAAGGGCTGAAGCGTCCGCTAAGAGAATTAAATTTTACAATTATATCTTTAAGGATTTTATTTAAGGCGTGTCCAATATGGATGTGGCCATTAGCATAAGGAGGGCCGTCATGAAGAATATACGAGGAATTCCCTGAGTTTTTCTCAAGAATTTTTTTGTAAACATCAGTATCTTTCCAAAAAGCCAAAAACTCAAGCTCTCGCTTTGAAAGGTTGGCTTTCATCGGAAAGTCCGTCTCAGGCAGATTTAATGTGTCTTTAAAGTCCTTAGCCACAACTCAAAATTCTAACCCAAAGACTGATTTTATGTCAAGAAGTAAACAGATTTTAAGTAAATTCTTTTTTTTCCGGGGGTAATTGACAAAAGATACTTTTGTTCTATAATATAACTGATGATGCTCGATAAAGATGTGCTCAATAAAGAGTCAACAGGGGATGAAGGGTTAAAGTTATGATAAATCCGAAACAGAAGTTAGCCAGTGCGATAGTGTTTGCATCGGTTTTTTTAGGCAGTTTCATGGGAGCAGCAGTAACAGTAATAACAACACCCAAAGCAGCCGCAGAGGGATTGAGGGACAAACTAGGTGGTACTGCAGAAGCACTGAAGGAAAACATGACAGAACACCTTGACAGTGTTGCAATAAAACTAATAGAAAATAGCACACATTTACTGACAAAGGCAAAGATGACTATTGATAACTATGAACACATTATAGGCACAATAAAAGAATCTCTGCCAAGTATTCTAAAGAAGAGCTGACGCTCTATCCCGCTTTAGATTTTGTTAATAAACGTTACAGACTAAGATCAGCGAGATTAATTCGGCCGTTTTCCATTGAGGCGTACTCGACGTTTGTTTTTTCATCTTTTACCTTTATACTGAGAGTAAGCCCAAGAGATTCTCTTGCACCGGCTATGGTCTTAATAAAATTTTTTCTTTCGTTAACGCTGTTTTTTCTCCAAAGCGCACCATCAACGTTCACCAACAGCCCCCCGTCTTTCTCACTGTGGCCTTTAACAAAACCGTAGGTGTTCTTTACAAAAATTCCATCAAGTGCATTGTTAGCGGCTTCAATCATCTTTGGGTCAGTGCTTCTTTGAGGAGCCTTTGCCTGTACTCTGCCAAAACTCCCTGTAAACAGCATTATCGAATAAATGAAAATTACAGCCGCTAAGAGTATTATGCTTGCAAATTTTACTACATTTACTTTCTTAATCTTACACCCTACCGAACTCTCCATGTAGAAAGCCTCCCTGGTTTTTGGTCGTACATCAATAACGATAAAACCATTGTACACTAATGTCTGAAACTTTGTAAAGAGCAAAGGGGGTCCAAATCAAGGGGAATTTGTTCTTTTTTACCAAATAGGGAAAAAGTGTTGAATATATTTTCAGGATTGTTTTATCATAGCACTGAGGAGTTGTTACTTCAAAAAGAAAACACAGGGGATTATGATATGAAGATTAAGACGAAAATGAGAGGGACTGTGTTTGTGGTCTTTCTGCTTACTCTTGTCAGTGCTGTTTCGGTTTATGCTCTGCTTGATAAGTTAGCCTTTGACGGAAGGGTGGTTAATTATTCAGGCATAGTAAGAGGTGCAACCCAAAGACTTGTAAAGTTGGAGGTATCAGGTAAGCCAATGGACGACCTGATCCAGCAGTTAGATAAAATTATAGACGGTTTAATTAGTGGCAGCACTGAGTTACAACTGCCTGCGGTGTCCGACATCGGCTATATTGAGAACATGACCGAAGTGCGTAAGTCATGGGGTGAGCTGAAAAGTGCTATATTAAAAGGCAGGACAGATCCCGCATCGAGGGACGCCATTTTGAAGCAAAGCGAGGACTTCTTTGAATTGACCAATAAAGCAGTGTCCGCTGCTGAGAAATTCTCAAAGTATAAGATAGATACCCTTAAGCACATACAATTATTTATTTTAATTGTCAGTTTAATTATTGTAATTTTTATATGGGTATTTAGTGATAAGCATTTCTCCTCGCCCCTTACGATGCTCGCATCGAAAGTTGACACGCTGGTAAGAGGCGACCTGAGGCTCAGTATTGATTACAGGAGTGCAGATGAAATAGGAATCCTTTCTCAAGGCATGGATGAGATGGTACGATCCTTTAGCACAACAATAAATACAATACTAAGCATTGCGGACAGACTTTCGATAAACACCGAAAAAATCATGAAATCCAAAGCGGAAAAAACAAAAGCTGGATATGAAAACCTCGCTTCACACGCATCGCAATCTGCAGGGGCCGCCGAGGATTTGACTTTCACGATTACCGACATAGCAGCCAACACAACTTTGGTGGACGAGGCCTCTGCAGTGGCCATGGAAAGCGCAAATAAAGGTAAAAACATATCGGATGGAGCCATTGAAATTATCAATCAGGTACACGCCTCCACTTTAGAGCTTTCGTCAATGGTTAAAAACCTCAATGAAAGCGTAGCGGAAATCAGCAACGTTGTTACGGTAATCAACGACATAGCTGACCAGACCAATCTGCTGGCGCTTAACGCAGCCATAGAGGCAGCCCGTGCCGGAGAGCAGGGACGCGGCTTTGCAGTTGTAGCCGATGAGGTACGGAAACTTGCTGAAAAAACAATAAAACAGACAGCTGAGATTTATCAGAAAATTAAAGCCGTACAGGAGGACTCCGAGGGGACAGCTAAATCAATGGCTGATGCTTCTGTCGGTGTATCCAAAGCTACAGAGTACATAAACGAGGTCGGCAGTTCGCTGACAAACATTGTAGATAATGTTAAAAACACACGGGATAAGGTGCAACAGATACAGACATCGGTAAACAGACAAGTTGAGCTTTCCGACAAGGTGGCATCCAATATGGTAAAGACATCTGCCGTGGTCTCTGATATGGGTAGCATGGCTAACGAGGTCATTGATGATTTGACTCTTTTAACCGGCATCTCCAGTGAATTAAGAGCGGCCTCTGCAAAGTTTAAGACCAACGCTGAGAGCATGACAAAAGCTGATATGCACAACCAGCTTGAACGCTCAGCCCGTATCGGACATGAACCGCACCCCTCAGCGCTTGGTATGCAGTTTGACGATTCTTTTTTAGTTGGAAATCAAACAATAGACAGACAACATCAGGAATTGTTTAAGCTAAAAAATGATCTGCTTGCAGTTATGTCCGAGGGCAAGGGAAAAGAAGAAATAGCAAAAGTTCTACATTTTCTTGAGGATTACGTAGTTAATCATTTCGCAACTGAAGAGAATTTTATGAAAAAATATGACTACCCTGATATGCACTCACACATACCTCAACATAAGGCACTACTGGATGCGGTTGGGGGTTTTAAGGAAAGATTCATAAAAAATGGCCCGTCACGTGCCCTTCTGATGGATATTCAACAAGCGGTTGACAACTGGCTGAATGCTCATATAAAAAACGTTGACGTGTTATTGGGCAAGTTTCTTGCGTCAAAAGGAAATGCTTAAAAACAAAGTAACTGCCGATTAGCTACCGCTAAAGTACAGGTGTGGCGATTATGTTACAAAACCTGTTGATTTTCAGACTCTTTTTGATATTCTTGAAAAATACTGGTTTCATCAGCAATAGCAGTGATGGGTCTGATATATTCATATTCATTTACCTGATGGTTTTGAAAGCCAGGTTTCCATTTCTTTTAAAACATTCTCTGTCTCAAATTGTATATTTTCAATAAAAAGATGTATTTTTGCCTCATCTCTCTGAAAAAAGTTGTCCTTTAGATTGTTAACAGCCATTTCCATTCTAAAAGCTTCGTTACTAAGCGCTGTGGCGCCGGCATTTGCGGACATCCCTTTAATTAAATGGACTTGTTTCTTTAGCCCCTCTATATCCTTTGCTTCAAACAGCTCCTTAAGAAAGGCTGTCTGCTTTGGAGCATCATCCAGGAAAGCCTGCCACAAATCTCTGAGAATTCTCTCATCGTATTTAACTCTCTTTAAAGTCTTCTCAACATCTAATGACAACCCGGAGGTCATTTGGGCAGGATGCAGCAGCAGAGCTGGTTTATCAGCATTATGGGTATCAGTATCGGATTCAATCTTAGAAAAATTTGCCTTTGAGTTTCTGTGCCTTGGGATCGTGTATTTTTCAATAAGGCCATACAACTCATTGGCATCAACAGGTTTTGAGATATAATCAGATACACCTGCCTCAAGAAATTGTTCCTTATCTCCTTTTAGTGCACGGGCTGTCATGGCAATAATCGGTATATCTTTATTTAGTTCACAGCCTTTTTCACCTCGTATGTAGCGTGTAGCCTCTATACCACCCATCACAGGCATCTGTATGTCCATAAGGATAAGATCAAAGCGTGCCTTACTTAGTATATCGATTGCCTCAATTCCGTTTCCTGCCACAACTGGCATATACCCGCGTCTTTCCAGGAGTTTCACGGCAAGTGTCTGATTTACCAGATTATCATCGGCTACAAGGATATTAAGAGACCTTCTGGACTCAAGCAGAGTGTGGCGAGTCAGAAGAGGTGCCACAGGGTCATTCCAATTATTTATCAGAAGCGAAAGCACCTCCATTAAGTCAGATTTATAAATTGGTTTGACTATGTAGCCTGAGATGCCAAGAGTCCGGCACTGTGCGTCATCACCTCGTAAGCCAGCCCCAACCAGCATAATCACTTTAATTTGCGACAGCTTTGCTATGGATTTCATATTTCTTGCAAACTCAAATCCATCCATATCCGAAAGCTGGAAATCTAAAATAACTATATCATATTGAGCAGTTGAAAAGGTAAGTTTGCCGGATGCCTCATAACCGCTTGATGCCGTATCAACATGAAATCCCTCACTTCTTAGCATATCGGCTAATCGTCTGTTGGGTGAGACATTGCTGTCCACTATCAGTATGCGTTTGTTGGTCAGATCGTTGTTTTCAACACGCAGTGCAGAAGCAACTGGTTTTGATAATACTGAAAACTTAGCAGTGAAATGGAAAGTGCTACCCTGCCCTAACCTACTTTCTACCCAAATTTCACCACCAAGCAACTCTACAATTTTTTTCACTATTGCAAGCCCAAGCCCTGTACCTTCATACTTTTTTGCCACATGCTCTTCTACCATGCTAAAGCTGTCAAAAATCACACCGAGCTTTTCCTCTGGAATTCCTATTCCTGTATCGGAAACTGAAAAATATAACACCAATGGCTGCCCCTCAGTTGGCGGCGCTGTATTTAAGACAGTGTGTGCTGAATCCACTTTTAACTCAATTTTGCCATTTTCTGTAAATTTCAGTGAGTTTCCGGCAAGATTAACCAACACCTGTCTCAGCAAGCCTGCATCTCCACTTAGTGCTGAAGGTAAATTATTTGAAATTTTGATATTAAACGCCAGCCCCTTTTTCATAGCCGTAAAGGCTAATGGGTCAATAGCGTTTTTTATCGTTGTAATTAAATTAAAATCCACCTCTTTTATTTCTAGCTTACCCGATTCTATTTTAGACAGGTCCAGCACATCGTTTAACAGATCAAGCAGATGAGAGGCAGAGT from Nitrospirota bacterium carries:
- a CDS encoding bacteriohemerythrin, with protein sequence MKIKTKMRGTVFVVFLLTLVSAVSVYALLDKLAFDGRVVNYSGIVRGATQRLVKLEVSGKPMDDLIQQLDKIIDGLISGSTELQLPAVSDIGYIENMTEVRKSWGELKSAILKGRTDPASRDAILKQSEDFFELTNKAVSAAEKFSKYKIDTLKHIQLFILIVSLIIVIFIWVFSDKHFSSPLTMLASKVDTLVRGDLRLSIDYRSADEIGILSQGMDEMVRSFSTTINTILSIADRLSINTEKIMKSKAEKTKAGYENLASHASQSAGAAEDLTFTITDIAANTTLVDEASAVAMESANKGKNISDGAIEIINQVHASTLELSSMVKNLNESVAEISNVVTVINDIADQTNLLALNAAIEAARAGEQGRGFAVVADEVRKLAEKTIKQTAEIYQKIKAVQEDSEGTAKSMADASVGVSKATEYINEVGSSLTNIVDNVKNTRDKVQQIQTSVNRQVELSDKVASNMVKTSAVVSDMGSMANEVIDDLTLLTGISSELRAASAKFKTNAESMTKADMHNQLERSARIGHEPHPSALGMQFDDSFLVGNQTIDRQHQELFKLKNDLLAVMSEGKGKEEIAKVLHFLEDYVVNHFATEENFMKKYDYPDMHSHIPQHKALLDAVGGFKERFIKNGPSRALLMDIQQAVDNWLNAHIKNVDVLLGKFLASKGNA
- the ileS gene encoding isoleucine--tRNA ligase, with protein sequence MAKDFKDTLNLPETDFPMKANLSKRELEFLAFWKDTDVYKKILEKNSGNSSYILHDGPPYANGHIHIGHALNKILKDIIVKFNSLSGRFSPYVPGWDCHGLPIELQVDKNLGSKKHEVTIGQKRKLCREYAGKFIDIQRDEFMRLGGFGDWFKPYITMTYGYEAAIVGEFFKVLKNGYVYRGRKPVHWCSSCVTALAEAEVEYADKLSPSIYVKFKLTAEDAKKIGFDNKDVYIVIWTTTPWTLPANLALAVNPDVQYAVIKNENQYFIAASELLEKIAAETSFTGVTEKTIPGAQLEGLRAHHPFIDRLSPVITGDFVTVTDGTGIVHIAPGHGEDDYRAGLKNGLDIYVPVDDNGKFTKDAGFLQGKFVFAANEEIIEHLRQNGSLINASSLTHSYPHCWRCKKPVIFRATEQWFISMDAENLKERCLKEIDNVTWVPGWGKDRIVGTMKNRPDWCISRQRAWGVPIAVFLCKECKEPVTETEILDRIVNAFKEHSSDIWFDINPEEFLPAGYVCKKCGHGSFKKETDILDVWFDSGVSHAAVLENTEGLSWPADMYLEGSDQHRGWFQSSLIVATATRGKAPFRTVLTHGFVVDGKGKKMSKSLGNVISPDEVINKSGAEILRLWTSAEDYRNDVRISNEIMARLTEAYRKIRNTARFLLGNISDFDGTDMAAHLPEADRWAMSRLQQLKKSVTASYQSFEFHEVYHTLHNFCIVDMSSFYLDILKDRVYTFKKDSSERRSAQWVMLQIVSSMARLMAPVLSFTAEEVWQSLRKSKAAASLNLEESVFLTSFPVVNSEFLDEELEARWAQLINVRNAANKALELKRQEKFIGNALEAKLQVYADNSLYSLLKDYENFLPTLFIVSQAFLFKYDDTDDSCFTSEDIKGLAVKVEKADGQKCQRCWNYSETVGTFTDTPEVCSRCHDALS
- the lspA gene encoding signal peptidase II, with protein sequence MSLLKEKSPYLLVSLIILLLDQLTKYLITVKLTLYEVVPVVSFFNIVSARNLGSAFSTFQALGNPIFITITLIALVVIVVLLLKSDKEETLSYSLILGGAAGNLFDRIVRGSVVDFLDCHIGNYHWPAFNVADSALTIGIFLIILNQFLLTKR
- a CDS encoding transglycosylase SLT domain-containing protein gives rise to the protein MGKILKIGLLLTLFIYPVSTEALFYSNEKSCSPATNEQNISFRIPHKVVDDQTTNLNLNSNGMSEYAVRIMPENSVFEKDDTIPYTVTSLGLNSGNDKETESVSMFLSFFSEKMKSSFTRWINRGSKYLPMMKKILAENNLPEELVYVPLIESGYNVYALSPANAVGPWQFMEQTARKYNLKINRWVDERRDPVKSTHAASDYLKFLYERYGSWNLALAAYNAGEGRIDKAMKRANTDSFWSLAETNHIAKETKQYVPKFLAAKEIAAEPAKYGFDEFENEAPIDYDVVYINPPAAISFIAEAAGTTVDKILSLNPELKQWCIPPKVSKYKLRIPYGTKDAFLSVYDSTPELQRAMLKPYHITKKQDTLKHIAKRFRVPADVLSDINSYGISERLAKNTTVYLPPTTDIQKYAERETVSVKGKTRFVVSKGRKGSKAIRFAKRSGNKSRSVQLVAMAGKGKTKSAAGKHRETAKVTQKSDNKAKGASNKVKTGSAKHRNVVKVVKNDTAKDKLPSKQPSKQHKSSNRKV
- a CDS encoding response regulator, whose product is MIRQIDKNSNELIKRLSKAHDELKQEKALRRRVDKSLEIYQKKLQSVVDTANDAIITIDGNHHIIYWNRAAENIFGYSVSEALNSDITIVIPERLRQSHRDGLKRVTQTGTSDLIGKTFELLGLRKSGEEFSVELSLAMWNVKNDNYYTAIVRDITNRKQTEKELLEAKEAAETANKAKSTFLANMSHEFRTPMNGIIGMTNLALDTLIDTEQREYLTIVKNSASHLLDLLNDVLDLSKIESGKLEIKEVDFNLITTIKNAIDPLAFTAMKKGLAFNIKISNNLPSALSGDAGLLRQVLVNLAGNSLKFTENGKIELKVDSAHTVLNTAPPTEGQPLVLYFSVSDTGIGIPEEKLGVIFDSFSMVEEHVAKKYEGTGLGLAIVKKIVELLGGEIWVESRLGQGSTFHFTAKFSVLSKPVASALRVENNDLTNKRILIVDSNVSPNRRLADMLRSEGFHVDTASSGYEASGKLTFSTAQYDIVILDFQLSDMDGFEFARNMKSIAKLSQIKVIMLVGAGLRGDDAQCRTLGISGYIVKPIYKSDLMEVLSLLINNWNDPVAPLLTRHTLLESRRSLNILVADDNLVNQTLAVKLLERRGYMPVVAGNGIEAIDILSKARFDLILMDIQMPVMGGIEATRYIRGEKGCELNKDIPIIAMTARALKGDKEQFLEAGVSDYISKPVDANELYGLIEKYTIPRHRNSKANFSKIESDTDTHNADKPALLLHPAQMTSGLSLDVEKTLKRVKYDERILRDLWQAFLDDAPKQTAFLKELFEAKDIEGLKKQVHLIKGMSANAGATALSNEAFRMEMAVNNLKDNFFQRDEAKIHLFIENIQFETENVLKEMETWLSKPSGK